One Solanum pennellii chromosome 9, SPENNV200 DNA segment encodes these proteins:
- the LOC107029553 gene encoding LOW QUALITY PROTEIN: uncharacterized protein LOC107029553 (The sequence of the model RefSeq protein was modified relative to this genomic sequence to represent the inferred CDS: inserted 1 base in 1 codon) has product MEESDWNQSFSSEIRDEQFTGDVSISRHEEEVPVIDDDDRRPPLPFPERNNVFHNAPYFPATDSEEVVRLDRDDTCSYIVVILTFWLFVYMTLILGVYGPGNLQLGPNSSILIKPNSLFVKNIKVEEMDDANNRPMVYGFYENPSLDVLATSSEAYITSLPANTNKQWIYYLNQGSQINISYSVKSSSSFSLVLIIAQGSEGLAQWLEDPSYPNTTLSWNVIHGNGTISQDIGXSSSYYVAVGNLNSGVVQVQLNIRSKVLLYNTSDAYYECNLRQKPCGMSFFLDGGNVALLTSPPQRPGIAAGVWSVKLSYGPRWITYLLGVGGMSFLIWLVFRYLNNMQSTHQEGIRDPVGLMESEQTPLISRKDNNIGSWGSSYDGLSQYDEYNEDVLDLTAAQGRQVKDGEYNNNICRLCAICFDTPRDCFFLPCGHHASCFECGTRIAEVAGTCPICRRPIKKVKKIYTV; this is encoded by the exons ATGGAGGAATCAGATTGGAATCAGTCATTTTCGTCGGAGATTAGGGATGAGCAATTTACCGGCGATGTATCGATATCGCGACACGAGGAGGAGGTACCAGTGATTGACGATGATGATCGGCGGCCTCCGTTGCCGTTTCCTGAGAGGAATAATGTTTTTCACAATGCACCTTATTTTCCGGCGACTGATAGTGAGGAAGTTGTGCGGTTAGACAGAGATGATACATGTTCTTACATTGTAGTTATCCTCACTTTCTGGCtctttg TCTATATGACTTTGATACTCGGAGTTTATGGGCCAGGTAATTTGCAGCTTGGACCAAATTCCTCAATCCTGATAAAACCTAATTCCttatttgtgaaaaatataAAG GTGGAAGAGATGGATGATGCAAACAATAGACCAATGGTGTATGGGTTCTATGAAAATCCATCTCTTGATGTTCTTGCAACTTCTTCTGAAGCTTACATAACCTCTCTTCCTGCAAACACTAACAAG CAATGGATATATTACTTGAATCAAGGGTCTCaaataaacatatcatataGTGTCAAGTCCTCAAGTTCGTTCAGTTTAGTCCTTATTATTGCTCAAG GAAGCGAAGGTCTAGCTCAGTGGCTTGAAGACCCATCTTATCCAAATACAACACTATCATGGAATGTCATTCATG GAAATGGCACAATCAGCCAAGACATAG AGTCATCTAGTTATTACGTGGCAGTAGGAAACTTGAACTCTGGAGTTGTACAG GTTCAGTTGAATATTAGAAGTAAGGTGTTACTCTATAATACATCTGATGCTTATTACGAGTGCAACCTCAGACAAAAACCGTGTGGAATGAGCTTCTTTCTGGACGGAGGAAATGTTGCTCTTTTGACTTCTCCTCCTCAAAGGCCA GGTATAGCTGCTGGTGTGTGGAGCGTCAAACTTTCCTATGGACCTCGGTGGATCACATATCTTCTTGGAGTAG GTGGGATGAGTTTTCTCATTTGGTTGGTATTCAGGTACTTGAATAATATGCAATCCACTCATCAGGAAGGTATTAGAGATCCGGTGGGGCTGATGGAATCTGAGCAGACCCCTCTCATTTCACGCAAAGATAATAATATTGGAAGTTGGGGTTCTTCTTACGATGGTCTTTCACAATATGATGAGTATAATGAAGATGTACTGGACCTCACTGCAGCTCAAGGGAGACAAGTTAAAGATGGTGAATACAACAACAATATTTGTCGACTCTGCGCAATTTGTTTTGATACGCCAAGGGACTGCTTCTTTCTTCCATGTGGACACCATGCATCCTGTTTTGAATGTGGAACTAG GATAGCAGAAGTTGCTGGTACTTGCCCAATTTGTCGCAGGCCTataaagaaagtgaaaaagATATATACAGTTTGA
- the LOC107031207 gene encoding uncharacterized protein LOC107031207, with protein sequence MVGMMSPISRERIASLLNAAKFASDVPSKLHSLRRLKDELSGAGGPLLKEFLPTLIDLVSDRFSPVRKLTIQMVGCIGFEHGELLPDIIPVLISALKDDTPAVARQAITCGIGIFRCTLVKVAIQGLFSSQLDGSLESAWALMLKFREEIYTMAFLPASDGRKLLALKFVESVVLLYTPDPNVGSEPPPALDIKGKFEQFNVSWLRGGHPVLDIGDLSVKASQSLGLLLDQLRSPAVKSITNLMIIVVIKCLSEIATKRPAFYGRILPVLLSLSPSRSDGNKLHVSGVYRALKTAFISCLHCKHPGAAPWRDRLEVALREKRAGVQAGPVVSQDSQNNGDTELKDVSSILEDSKPSIKSSAGTKRSGVEHNAELIDDNLSKKRMRSAPIVSKAPKQEPSGTQERVSAGGSTTTRSDGDNVNLQPLVAMFGTLVAQGEKAAASLDILISSISADLLADVVMANMRNLPSNQPKAVDDEEPPLKPENVSDFRRLLLLLTDAISQSTMLAEQDERADQDLVSIEPELQKTKVGEEHLDPATTNGTFDALNCASEEAPEYVTEPLSSTKGTPQLIENDVSSLQCDVADIEKTEDSIPGLDSVALKDEASDLVAVSAFGPTEVEDGTQDQGSTVVRSSLEVVPSNSTDRSEELSPKAAVTDVTSMNSSTATSIGLSPQLLLPKISAPVINLSEEEKDNLQKSAFTRVIDAYKQIAIAGGSQVRFSLLAYLGVEFPSELNPWKFLQTHILSDYTNHEGHELTLRVLYRLYGHAEEDQDFFSSTAAASVYETFLLTVAETLRDSFPASDKSLSRLLCEAPHLPNSTLKLLESFCCPGSCEKDEKELHSGDRVTQGLSTVWNLIMLRPLMREACLKITLQSAVHHLEEVRMKAIRLVANKLYPLTSISQQIELFANEMLMSVSTVDHKADSNGDESDPVLQKDSASEKPSEEVPSFSASSNPLQSSTSGSKSPFSIAEGQRRISLYFALCTKKHSLFGQIFVVYSGASEAVQQAIHQQIHMLVRTIGSSSELLEIISDPHSGSEKLLIQVLQTLTEGIVPSLQLITTIRKLYETKVKDVELLIMILPFLSKDEVLLLFPHVVNAPLDKFQGALLRTLQGSSHSGPVLTPTEALIAIHRIDPEKEGIPLKRVTDACNACFEQREIFTQQVLAKVLNQLVEQIPLPLLFMRTVLQAIGAFPSLVDFIMEILSRLVSKQIWKYPKQWVGFVKCALLTRPQSFGVLLQLPPAQLENALGRTPALRAPLVAHASQAHIKSSLPRSVLMVLGIESDAQVSSQAPPNQSQTGDIDNSDKEEGTEKSKDSSVVS encoded by the exons ATGGTGGGAATGATGTCTCCGATTTCCAGAGAAAGGATAGCGAGTCTACTCAATGCTGCCAAGTTCGCTTCCGATGTTCCATCGAAGCTTCATAGCTTGCGACGGCTCAAAGATGAGCTATCCGGCGCTGGCGGTCCTTTGCTCAAAGAATTCCTCCCTACTCTCATCGACCTCGTTTCTGATCGGTTCAGTCCAGTTCGTAAACTAACCATTCA GATGGTTGGTTGTATTGGATTCGAACATGGAGAATTGTTACCTGATATCATACCCGTGTTGATCTCTGCCTTGAAGGATGATACCCCAGCTGTTGCTCGACAAGCAATCACTTGTGGAATTGGTATATTTCGGTGTACACTAGTCAAAGTTGCAATTCAG GGCTTGTTTTCAAGTCAATTGGATGGTTCTCTTGAATCAGCATGGGCCTTGATGCTGAAATTTAGGGAGGAGATATACACAATGGCCTTTCTG CCTGCAAGTGATGGAAGAAAATTACTTGCGCTGAAGTTTGTGGAATCTGTCGTGCTACTTTACACACCTGATCCTAATGTCGGTTCGGAGCCACCACCTGCTTTGGACATTAAAG GGAAGTTTGAACAATTCAATGTATCGTGGCTTCGTGGAGGTCATCCAGTTCTAGATATTGGGGATTTGTCTGTTAAAGCAAGTCAAAGTTTGGGTTTATTGCTTGATCAGCTTAGATCTCCTGCAGTGAAGTCAATTACTAACTTGATGATCATTGTGGTGATTAAGTG TCTTTCAGAAATTGCGACTAAAAGGCCGGCTTTTTACGGTCGTATTCTGCCAGTTCTACTTAGCCTGAGTCCTTCAAGATCCGACGGCAATAAGCTGCATGTTTCTGGGGTATACCGTGCTCTGAAGACAGCCTTCATTTCTTGCTTGCATTGTAAACACCCAGGAGCTGCACCG TGGCGGGATCGACTAGAAGTTGCACTCCGAGAAAAGAGAGCAGGAGTTCAGGCAGGACCAGTTGTAAGCCAAGATTCCCAGAATAATGGGGATACAGAGTTGAAGGATGTTTCCTCGATCTTAGAG gattCAAAGCCTTCAATTAAATCATCTGCTGGGACAAAGAGATCAGGGGTGGAGCACAATGCTGAACTGATAGATGATAATCTCTCTAAGAAGCGCATGCGATCGGCGCCTATTGTCTCCAAGGCACCAAAGCAAGAGCCGAGTGGGACCCAGGAGAGAGTTTCGGCTGGGGGTTCCACAACAACCAGATCTGATGGAGATAATGTTAATTTGCAACCACTTGTTGCAATGTTTGGTACTTTAGTTGCCCAGGGTGAAAAGGCTGCAGCGTCTTTAGATATTTTAATCTCTAGTATATCAGCTGATTTGCTAGCAGATGTTGTGATGGCTAATATGAGAAATCTACCTTCAAATCAGCCAAAAgctgttgatgatgaagagccACCTCTGAAGCCAGAGAATGTATCTGATTTTAGACGATTATTATTACTGTTGACAGACGCTATTTCCCAGTCCACTATGTTAGCAGAACAAGATGAGAGAGCTGATCAAGATTTGGTCTCGATCGAACCGGAG CTGCAAAAAACTAAAGTGGGAGAAGAGCACCTTGATCCTGCCACTACTAATGGTACATTTGATGCCCTAAATTGTGCAAGTGAAGAAGCACCAGAATATGTAACTGAGCCTCTTTCTTCTACAAAGGGTACCCCTCAACTAATCGAAAATGATGTCTCATCCTTGCAATGTGATGTCGCTGACATTGAGAAAACTGAGGATTCCATACCTGGTCTAGATTCTGTAGCTCTCAAAGATGAAGCATCAGATCTTGTAGCTGTTTCAGCATTTGGTCCAACTGAAGTTGAAGATGGTACTCAAGATCAAGGGTCTACTGTAGTTAGGTCATCTTTGGAAGTAGTTCCATCAAATTCAACTGATAGGTCGGAGGAGCTTAGTCCAAAAGCAGCTGTAACAGATGTAACCAGCATGAACTCATCAACAGCTACTTCTATTGGGCTTTCTCCGCAGTTGCTTCTACCCAAAATATCTGCTCCAGTTATCAACCTCTCTGAAGAAGAGAAGGACAATTTACAGAAGTCAGCTTTCACTCGTGTCATTGATGCTTACAAGCAAATCGCAATTGCTGGAGGTTCTCAAGTCCGGTTTTCTCTTCTTGCCTATTTAGGTGTTGAG TTTCCTTCGGAGCTAAACCCTTGGAAATTTCTACAAACACATATATTGTCCGATTATACGAATCATGAG GGGCACGAGTTGACATTGCGTGTCCTCTACAGGTTGTATGGGCATGCAGAAGAAGACCAGGATTTCTTTTCTTCAACAGCTGCAGCATCCGTATATGAAACATTTTTACTTACAGTG GCAGAAACACTTAGAGATTCTTTTCCAGCTTCTGACAAATCTCTAAGTAGATTGCTGTGTGAAGCTCCTCACTTACCAAATTCTACTCTCAAGTTGTTAGAGAGCTTCTGTTGTCCTGGTAGTTGTGAAAAGGATGAGAAGGAGTTGCATAGTGGAGATCGAGTCACTCAAGGCCTCAGTACTGTGTGGAACCTGATTATGCTGAGACCTCTAATGAGAGAAGCTTGTCTCAAAATTACTTTACAG AGTGCTGTTCATCACTTGGAAGAGGTGCGCATGAAGGCAATACGGCTG GTTGCCAACAAGCTTTATCCTCTGACATCCATCTCTCAACAAATAGAACTCTTTGCCAATGAAATGTTGATGTCAGTTTCAACTGTTGATCATAAAGCAGACTCAAATGGTGATGAATCTGATCCCGTATTGCAGAAG gATTCTGCTTCTGAAAAGCCCTCGGAAGAAGTACCATCATTTTCTGCCTCCTCTAACCCTCTTCAGTCATCCACTTCTGGAAGCAAATCACCATTTTCTATTGCTGAGGGTCAGCGACGCATATCGCTCTATTTTGCACTGTGTACTAAG AAGCACTCACTCTTTGGTCAAATATTTGTTGTATATAGTGGTGCATCCGAGGCTGTACAGCAG GCAATACATCAACAGATCCACATGCTAGTTCGGACAATTGGTTCTTCATCTGAGTTACTTGAGATAATATCAGATCCGCATAGTGGAAGTGAAAAACTATTGATACAG GTTTTGCAAACGTTGACTGAGGGGATAGTTCCTTCCTTACAGTTGATAACTACCATCAGGAAGCTATATGAGACTAAAGTAAAG GATGTTGAGCTCCTTATTATGATACTTCCTTTCCTGTCAAAAGATGAG GTTTTGCTTCTTTTTCCACATGTTGTGAATGCTCCATTGGATAAATTCCAAGGCGCTCTCCTTCGTACTCTACAG GGATCATCTCACTCAGGTCCAGTGCTAACTCCTACTGAAGCATTAATTGCTATCCATAGGATAGATCCTGAAAAAGAAGGCATTCCTTTAAAGAGG GTTACAGATGCATGCAATGCTTGTTTTGAGCAGAGAGAGATATTCACGCAACAAGTTCTTGCAAAGGTCTTGAACCAATTG GTTGAACAGATTCCTCTTCCTTTGTTGTTCATGCGGACAGTATTACAAGCTATTGGTGCTTTTCCATCTCTG GTGGATTTCATCATGGAGATCCTCTCTCGTCTTGTTAGCAAGCAG ATATGGAAATATCCAAAGCAGTGGGTAGGATTTGTGAAGTGTGCCCTTTTGACCCGGCCACAATCTTTTGGAGTGCTTCTTCAG